Proteins co-encoded in one Sporohalobacter salinus genomic window:
- a CDS encoding ABC transporter permease codes for MLFRILRKGFTKGLKSKLLAIIAITFGASLATAMLSVSLDIGDKMNQELKSYGSNIIVKPESENLPVEIDGISFNSLTKGKKYIAEDSVAKIKTIFWRHNIVNLAPYLKVNGKIEKRQVPVVGTWFNDQIRIPTGEKFNFGIKNLKSWWDIDGEWIENGKNKNLAMIGEEVAENLDLAPGDRLEVKFNLDKQLVSKKIKIAGIIDSGGAAEGKVYLPLDFLQQTVNLKDKVDRVEVSALTTPVNDLARKAKADPDSLSNKEFETWYCTAYVSSIAYQIEESIPGVVAEEVRQISKSEGIILSKIQLLMLLVTVAALISSALGISSIMTTKVLERKKEIGLLKAIGASDLSVIALFVIEIALVGLLGGGLGYSLGIGFANLIGQQVFGTAIAINLFVLPIILALSIIIALLGSVSPLRIALKLEPAEVLHG; via the coding sequence ATGTTATTTAGAATTTTAAGGAAAGGTTTTACTAAAGGTTTAAAATCAAAGTTATTAGCTATTATAGCTATTACTTTTGGAGCTTCTTTAGCTACGGCAATGTTAAGTGTTTCGCTAGATATTGGAGATAAAATGAATCAAGAGTTAAAGTCTTATGGTTCTAATATTATTGTTAAGCCTGAATCTGAAAATTTACCAGTAGAGATAGATGGGATTAGTTTTAATTCACTTACGAAGGGGAAAAAATATATTGCTGAAGATAGTGTTGCGAAGATTAAGACTATATTTTGGCGTCATAATATTGTAAATTTAGCTCCGTATTTAAAAGTTAATGGGAAAATAGAAAAAAGACAAGTTCCAGTAGTTGGTACTTGGTTTAATGATCAGATTAGGATTCCTACTGGAGAAAAATTTAATTTTGGAATCAAAAATTTAAAGTCTTGGTGGGATATAGATGGTGAGTGGATTGAAAATGGTAAGAACAAAAATTTAGCTATGATTGGTGAGGAAGTAGCAGAGAACTTAGATTTAGCTCCTGGTGATAGATTAGAAGTGAAATTCAATTTAGATAAACAGTTAGTTAGTAAAAAGATAAAGATAGCTGGAATAATTGATAGTGGAGGAGCAGCAGAAGGAAAAGTTTATTTACCACTTGATTTTTTACAACAAACAGTTAATTTAAAAGATAAGGTGGATAGAGTAGAAGTTAGTGCTTTAACAACTCCTGTCAATGATCTGGCCAGGAAAGCAAAAGCAGATCCTGATTCTTTATCAAATAAAGAGTTTGAGACTTGGTATTGTACAGCTTATGTTAGTTCTATTGCTTATCAGATTGAAGAATCTATTCCAGGAGTTGTGGCCGAAGAAGTTCGTCAAATTTCAAAGTCGGAAGGAATAATCTTAAGCAAAATTCAATTGCTAATGCTGTTAGTTACTGTAGCAGCTTTGATTAGTTCAGCTCTTGGGATTTCTAGTATTATGACTACTAAGGTGTTAGAGCGAAAGAAAGAAATCGGTTTATTAAAAGCAATTGGAGCTAGTGATTTATCAGTTATAGCTTTATTTGTAATTGAGATTGCTTTAGTTGGTTTATTAGGCGGAGGACTAGGTTATAGTTTAGGTATTGGATTTGCTAATTTAATTGGGCAGCAAGTTTTTGGTACTGCAATTGCTATTAATTTATTTGTATTACCTATAATTTTAGCTTTATCTATTATTATAGCTTTACTAGGTAGTGTCTCACCATTGCGAATAGCACTAAAGTTAGAACCAGCTGAAGTATTACATGGTTAA
- a CDS encoding Fe-S-containing protein, with product MLETLIMTLKYGLELAILSGVLFGFIYKTKQKKLSLYGYGSLGLALLFSILLAYSMVNLRIEKELKTLLSFTGFILTVIMIGWIWRQKVIYQSISNTEDKLSRSSSFLSKVIIFIFGLYLGIKFETELLLFPTRITVDSMLTTGFNTELLLKYVGGVLGIVLAVGFTVVLIKAHKKMTVKQSRNLAILTYIVNLLRLGILSFYGLMIKDIIEVTPELISKLAPFYNNIDYFFYLLLAVIVIQLLINAFRKKDLTTTEGLNPAQLRKVKAKFRNKERWAKAGVFMVSFLILLLGVNYIYANQSVKLTPAVKLEPSNGQFSIKKADLADGKLHRYSYQTEDGTVIEFFLIKKAEDAYGVVYDACEICGAAGYYQRENKVICKRCDVVMNKMTIGFPGGCNPIPMEYSTDKNSIQIEVDELVKRKEIFK from the coding sequence ATGCTAGAAACATTGATTATGACACTCAAGTATGGTCTTGAGTTAGCAATTTTAAGTGGAGTGTTGTTTGGATTTATATATAAAACTAAACAGAAGAAACTTAGTTTGTATGGATATGGTAGCTTAGGATTAGCTTTATTATTTAGTATTTTATTGGCTTATTCAATGGTTAATTTAAGAATTGAAAAAGAACTGAAAACCTTATTATCCTTTACTGGGTTTATATTAACTGTGATAATGATTGGTTGGATTTGGAGACAAAAGGTTATCTATCAAAGCATTTCGAATACAGAGGATAAGTTATCTAGAAGTAGTTCTTTTTTATCTAAGGTTATTATTTTTATTTTTGGTTTGTATTTAGGTATTAAATTTGAAACTGAATTATTGTTATTTCCGACTAGAATAACTGTTGATAGTATGTTAACTACTGGTTTTAATACAGAATTATTATTAAAGTATGTTGGTGGAGTATTAGGAATTGTATTAGCTGTTGGTTTTACTGTTGTGTTAATTAAAGCTCATAAGAAAATGACTGTAAAGCAAAGTAGAAACTTAGCGATTTTAACATATATTGTTAATCTATTGCGCTTAGGTATTTTAAGTTTTTATGGATTAATGATCAAAGATATAATTGAGGTTACTCCTGAATTAATTTCTAAATTGGCTCCTTTTTATAATAATATTGATTATTTCTTTTACCTTCTATTAGCAGTAATAGTAATTCAGCTGTTAATTAATGCTTTTAGAAAGAAAGATCTAACTACCACTGAAGGATTAAACCCAGCCCAGTTAAGAAAAGTAAAGGCTAAATTTAGAAATAAAGAGCGATGGGCTAAAGCGGGAGTTTTTATGGTTAGTTTTTTGATTTTATTGTTAGGTGTTAATTATATATATGCTAATCAGTCTGTTAAGTTAACACCAGCTGTCAAATTAGAGCCGAGTAATGGACAATTTTCAATTAAAAAAGCGGATTTAGCTGATGGTAAATTACATAGATACTCATATCAGACTGAAGATGGAACAGTAATTGAATTCTTCTTAATTAAGAAGGCTGAAGATGCTTATGGAGTAGTTTATGATGCTTGCGAAATTTGTGGAGCAGCAGGTTATTATCAACGTGAGAATAAAGTTATTTGTAAAAGATGTGATGTAGTAATGAATAAGATGACTATTGGCTTTCCAGGAGGATGTAATCCAATTCCTATGGAGTATTCTACTGATAAAAATAGTATTCAGATAGAAGTTGATGAGTTAGTGAAAAGAAAAGAGATATTTAAATAG
- a CDS encoding iron transporter yields the protein MLKNKKTLITVMMVMTLLVGMSVNTYAFKEYPIGEEKIVKHMKVAAVYFQSVPMEPESKAGIDENLSDIHIEADIHAVANNPYGFSFGSWIPYLTVDYKLKNLDTGEVQEGSFMPMVASDGPHYGSNVKMMGIGNYRLTYIIHSPAEQDFLQHVDKETGIQKRFWKKPIKVQWEFTYKGNV from the coding sequence ATGCTAAAGAACAAGAAAACATTAATTACGGTAATGATGGTGATGACTTTATTAGTTGGAATGTCAGTTAATACATATGCTTTTAAGGAGTATCCAATTGGAGAAGAAAAAATAGTTAAGCATATGAAGGTAGCGGCAGTTTACTTCCAGTCTGTACCAATGGAACCAGAAAGTAAAGCTGGTATAGATGAGAATTTATCTGATATTCATATTGAAGCAGATATTCATGCAGTAGCGAACAATCCTTATGGTTTTTCTTTTGGGTCCTGGATTCCTTATTTGACAGTAGATTATAAGCTAAAGAATTTAGATACTGGGGAAGTACAAGAAGGAAGCTTCATGCCGATGGTAGCTAGTGATGGACCTCACTATGGGTCTAACGTAAAGATGATGGGAATTGGTAACTATAGATTAACCTATATTATTCACTCTCCAGCTGAACAAGATTTCTTACAACATGTGGACAAAGAAACAGGTATTCAAAAAAGATTTTGGAAGAAGCCTATTAAAGTTCAGTGGGAATTTACTTATAAAGGTAATGTATAA
- a CDS encoding FTR1 family protein, with protein MNRKKLLILILVVTFIVGSTTVGFAASWQDITDDIETRINQALKQYQAGKVKEAKESVTNAYFGPFETKEMEQAIQQNIGGKNAFKAEYMFTQLKKLMGQGASQQQVEEMANKLLKELNTYAKKLDKVAPRENNSPLSKFVYSLLIIVREGFEAILIISAIIAYLIKSGNQQKVKTVYNSSLLAIGASILTAVLIKYVFHISGMGRELLEGITMLLAMIVLFSVSYWLISKVESKKWEEYIKGKVKDSLTTGNSWALWSAVFLAVYREGAETVLFYQALVAKTDKSNYGMIGLGFLVGCLALAVIYLVIRKGSLKLPLKPFFIGTSALMYYLAFVFAGDGIKELQEAGAVGLTKIEGIPTISWLGIYPTWQSLALQGILIVLAIIALGYYFLGNDNNQGAKLSS; from the coding sequence GTGAATCGAAAAAAATTATTAATTTTGATTTTAGTGGTTACTTTTATAGTAGGGTCTACTACTGTAGGTTTTGCTGCTTCTTGGCAAGATATAACTGATGATATTGAAACAAGAATTAATCAGGCTTTAAAACAGTATCAAGCTGGTAAGGTAAAAGAAGCTAAAGAAAGTGTAACTAATGCTTATTTTGGTCCTTTTGAAACAAAAGAGATGGAACAAGCTATTCAACAGAATATAGGTGGAAAAAATGCTTTTAAAGCCGAATATATGTTTACTCAACTAAAAAAATTAATGGGTCAAGGTGCTTCACAGCAGCAAGTTGAAGAAATGGCTAATAAATTATTAAAAGAGTTAAATACATATGCTAAGAAATTAGACAAAGTTGCTCCGAGAGAAAATAATAGTCCATTAAGTAAGTTTGTTTATTCATTGTTGATTATAGTTAGGGAAGGATTTGAAGCAATATTAATTATTAGTGCTATTATAGCCTATTTAATTAAGTCTGGTAATCAACAAAAAGTAAAAACAGTGTATAATAGTAGTTTATTAGCAATTGGGGCTAGTATTTTAACAGCTGTTTTAATTAAGTATGTTTTTCACATTAGCGGTATGGGCCGAGAATTATTAGAAGGAATTACTATGTTGTTAGCAATGATAGTTTTATTCTCAGTTAGTTATTGGCTAATAAGCAAGGTGGAAAGTAAAAAATGGGAAGAATATATTAAGGGTAAAGTAAAAGATTCTTTAACTACAGGTAATAGTTGGGCTTTATGGTCAGCAGTATTTTTAGCAGTTTATCGTGAAGGAGCAGAAACAGTTTTATTTTATCAAGCTTTGGTTGCTAAAACAGATAAGAGTAATTATGGTATGATTGGCTTAGGATTCTTAGTTGGTTGCTTAGCTTTAGCGGTTATTTATTTAGTGATTAGAAAAGGTAGTTTAAAATTACCTTTAAAACCTTTCTTTATTGGAACAAGTGCTTTAATGTATTATTTAGCTTTTGTATTTGCTGGCGATGGAATAAAAGAGTTACAAGAAGCTGGAGCTGTTGGCTTAACTAAGATTGAAGGTATACCGACTATTAGTTGGTTAGGAATTTATCCTACTTGGCAGTCATTAGCCTTACAAGGTATTTTGATAGTATTGGCAATTATTGCTCTTGGTTATTATTTTTTAGGTAATGATAATAACCAGGGAGCTAAATTAAGTTCATAA